TTTTACGCTTAGGGCAATACGAAGGAAGATGGACACCAACTCACTCATTAGTGGAAATCAGGAAGACTTAAACCAAAGACCTAAGTCTTGTTGTCCCAAAGCTTGGCCATTAGACCACTTGCAACGTTGATGCCCATCAAATTATTATTCATTACTTCGAAATTACAGTAATATGACATTTCATCCTCTTACATAATGCTAGATCCAATTAATAAAAATCACGGTAAAATCCATCATTTACTAGAAGGGAATGAAGCCACGTTAACTGGCCCAAATAGGCTCCCCcaaccaaatttttttactttttttttttttttttaatgaaagagaGATATATTGAAATTCTAGTGGATATTGGATAAACTATAACTAAAGATTAGAGATAGTGTGAAGTATGACTTCAGCGGTTGTTCCCCGCACTGACTAGTGCTTCTTTTAATGAGTAAAATGTTCTTCACTAAAATAATTATACATTGTTGCTTTAGCTTACTAAAGATttgtttctcaataaaataaaataaaataagcttaATAAAGATTTACTTAGtccaacaaaattaattaacttataACTTTTGGTCTTTCTCtaaataaaaacctttttcaacgtaaaatattttttaagacaATGTTTATacgttttttgtgttttatgcATCTAAAATTCTTTAGTAGTAAACAAAAACACTTTccctaaaattaaataaataaataaaaaaaagtaaaaaagtagGGCAAactaagaaacaaaataaaaagagcaagattgctctttttatttttattctttatttttttttaaagagagttttaGCTTATGACATCTACTCCTAATAATAggtctttattatcagaccaagacaccaatcaatttttgatcTAAACAAGAATTGAACcacagatctcttattcaaccatcagaaatttttattctatattaaTATCTTGATCTATGCATGTCTAAGTGTCCGTATGCTTGTTTCCTTTTTTGtcactttcaaaattttgatgggATAATAATAGATATGAAgtatacatgtttttttttttttttaatcttcatcatttgtttttgaattgtgCCAAAATGGTTTGAAATGATTAAAAGATTAACAATTTATCAATTTGTTTATAGAGTAATTGTActtattcttattctttttttttctactataaCTACAAGCCAAGCATTGTAATCATAAATATTGTCAAAACTATGTTtcataacaacaacaacacaacaaaaatgatttttttttaaatgaactaTTTGATTTTGTACATTAAGAGAGAAAATACTCCAAATTTAATATAGAATTAATCATAGATTACTTTTAGGATTTAAAAGAATGCTACTGTTTGATGAATGACGAGTTTAGAATGTATTTAGACATAATTATTTTGTGTATTATCttgtgtttatatttttaatgttaTATGCAAACTAGTCTATTTTTCATAGTATATTTTTACCTTGAATTATAGGGTGTGTTCGGTAGAGTGGATTTTaaagaggatgaaaaaaaaaaatgagagaaaatgataaaagaaagCTTTTTGGAGGGTGTTTAGTTAAGAggaggagaggaaaaaaagatgGTGGAGGTCCAGGTGTTTTCTCCCAAGACCCATCAGAAAATTTTCTCCTCAAAATTGGAAGAAAACTGGGAAGGGGAGGGGGCAAAAATGTGTGCACCTAGGTTGACCAAAATGCCCATGTGCACCATGTGCACAGTGCACATGGGCATTgttcttgcttcttttttttttttttttcccgtcCCGTagctctttcttctttttttttcttttttcttttttttgtccaCATGCACATAcacaattatttttgtaaaaaaaaaaaaaatgtgttacttttttatttgcacatgcacaaattttttttgctaaaaaaatgtgttgcttttttgttttatttaatggggacataattgtaaatttataccaattttatttttccatcctctcattttttttctcaacaaaacaaataagttttttatctctctatttttccatccttccaaCCAAATACAGAtaggaaaaaattaaatctcttctatcctcctacttttcTATCCCCTCCATATTTTCTATCATCTCACTTTTTCACTTTCCAGCCAAACAAACCTTTAggatttgtaaattttttttttttttaaatgggttaTACTTTGGCCCTCAAAGTTAAAATCATGTCTCCATCTCTGAAGGAATAGCACGTTGTTATTATATTCTGAGAGTACTCCGACTTGATTAATGGCACGAGAAAATTTGCAATTCACTTTGCTTAACGGTAAATATGTTATGATAAAATTTGCATACTGTTTTCCTTGTAATAGCTTCAACGCGTTCTTCATGTTGCCTAGATGATTAACATAACTTTGTCACTCAGTCCTTACCCTACATGGGTCCAAATCCCTATCTACATGCTACATATTAACAAAAGTAAACATCACTTTTTGCCAACCTAAAGTCTCTGGTTCGGACCTTCGGGTCCTCATCATTTTTCTACCCAATAATTCTCTACCTACTTTAACTCTTTACTAGTTCTTACATTCCTTAATGCATTCAATTTGCTTTTACTGTTAAAGATGTAATCCAAGCAAGGAAGCATTCAAAACACACGTAGTCTTGACACTAGCTTTACACCTGCACTTCCTTTCcccattttatttcttttgatttctttttataaagATTCCACCTTCATCAATATCTAAAGCAAGGGAAAAGAAGCCTTGAATTGAACAATTATTAGaagcaaatgaaagaaaaagtcTCTTTCCCGACTCCATAAAGCAAACCCACTAGCCATAACATACCTTTCCTATCTCTTAAGCCCATTGTCTTCCTTCTCACTAAGTTTAGCATCCTAGCTTGTCTCCTTCACCACCAAGAAAATAACACTCATTGGTTCTTCTGCATATTAGGAGCACATCATTGTCTTCTCTCATTCATACTCCCAATAGAAATTTCATAGTCTCCTCCATATATCTCCTTTTCATTtcaagcaagagagagagagagagagatgggtgcAGATTGGGGGCCTGTCATTGTCGCGGTGGTTTTGTTCATCCTCTTGTCACCAGGGTTGCTGTTCCAACTACCAGCAAGAGTAAGGGTGATAGAGTTCGGGAACATGAACACAAGCGGGATTGCCATTCTGGTTCATGCCATTATATACTTTTGCATATTCACCATTTTGGTCATTGCAATTGGCATTCACATACACGTTAATTGATCTAAACTATGTAACTTTTCTTTGCGACTTTTCTAATTTCTCTGTTCTTTGTAACTTTTCCTCTTAATGTTCCTTACTTGGCTCCTTATTAAGTGTTATGCGGATGCCTAGTAGGTTTGGTTCTCATTAAAAGAGAAATCCATAAATTGTCTTATTTGGTATTGGTAGTGTTCCTTTTTTAAAGATGCACTGAATCACTGATATtgggtttcaaatttcaaacaaattGTTGAAGTCTGtagtgttcttttttttttctaaatgcaCTGGTTGtgggtttcaaatttcaaacaacTCAATTGTCATAGTCTATCAAAACTCCAGGGGCATTAAGGCAGGGTTAGGGTGTTGACATGAACACCTGACCTGACAAGTTAAAAGTCTACAACTACATGTTGGTCAAGATGTTCACATGAACACTAGACctgacaaaaaaattttaaagtaacATGGGTTGTAGACTACCTGAACACCTAGGTAAAAATTTgagcccattaaaaataaatttgatactCCAAAATCTTGAGCCCTTGAAgattgagcaaaaaaaattgtccaaacaacaacacaaattagcccaaaaactttaccaaaaaataaCCTAATACGGCAGAGAGTCTCCACTGTCCAGAGCAGCCATTTGAATTAGAGTACTCCTTAATCCTTATTACTCTCTGGTGACTCTGAAACTCTAGCCACAACCCCAAGTGCACTAACCTTGTTTTGAGCCTTAAACCCAAATAGGTTCAGCTCTGATCCCTCAGATTTTTCAGCCATGACTTGGACCATCAAGATTTCAGCTAGTATCACTTTAAAGCAAAACAAACCAAGCATACCCATGTTATAAAATGAGGGAAATACAAAACGAAATAAATGATTTGAAGATGGAATACTATATTTAGAATTTAGACACAGGTGGATACCAATTGCCAAATATCTTTGGCTTACAAATACTGCAGTATGAGCTGGGGATAATACATTAGGGTTTGGGAAAGTTTTAGGCCTTGAGGGGTGAGCAGTGAGCATagaaacttgaatatatcaacaaTTATTCggtccaaaaaaaaagggtcattgCGAGGTGACTGAGGTCTATGGGTGTTGTAATAACTCCTGTAATGGAATAATTATTCATGTGTAATAGCACTTCGGTCATTTGGTTGTATCTTTATTACATGGATTAGTTATTATAttggaataactattctttaaattgaagaatagttattcctctttaaaatggaAGTAATAttataataggttttaaaattaatatatttccaaaaatataaagtttccttATACATTATCATttacaaactttccatatgtaacaatcaaacttatgaatagtaatagttattTCATTACAATGTTTTCTATTcccagtaataaagattattatTCCTAATGTAATATATATTCAATGTACTAAATGTATCCagagcattcttatcaaggattctaaaaaatttagcatttaccatctcaaaaccaaattttataacatataacGAGTCTAAATCTTCTGTCTCATCAATTATGCTCCACTtcatactccaccaataaaattTGGACAACTAACCTCTCTCATTAAATGAAATAACATTGACTTTAACACTCACGTTACTAAAACGTTAACGTTaaaattcctttctttttttttttcttttttttcttccgcAGCTTTATTTCTTCTCTGTTCCggcttttggtttcttttttctttttttttctcttctccatGTGGTTTGTTTCTTGCCACAGCTTTTGGGATTGATTTGGACTCTTCCCCTATTTTGTCTCATTGTAATCCTTtctcccaaaatcaaaatcaggattttgcttttgtttttatatgcCACAGAGGTCCTATTCTCCTATAGGTGCAGATTTGTTTCAACTTTGGAGAGGCTCCTACTGCAACAAGCAACCTACAAGGCTTGTACGTATTGTTCAGTCACAAGGTAAGTCCTCTTCTTTTGGTTTAAtgtgaataaatttctttttttaatttattttaggatttaTAACAACTTTCTTATACTTGTGTGAGTTTGTGTCTaacgtgtgtgtatatatatatatatatatatatatatatatatatatatatgttgtttattaaaaaaaataactatgttgtttttgttttgtggaaaCCAATAGAAGCAGATGAACACTTGAAGATGAAGTGAGGATGTGTCTGTAACCGGGGCGAAGTGAGGATGAAGATGAACACTGAGACGTCAACCacatagagaagagaaaaaaaagaaaccttgAAAGCCTTGAAGGTTGCTTGTTTCAGCAGAAGTCTCTTAAAAGTTGAAACAAATCTGCACTGGACAAAAGGAACCTCTGTggcatacaaaaacaaaagcaaaagccgGAAACACTTTGGGAGAAAGGAATATAATGAGACAATAGAGGGAAGAGtccaaatcaaaaacaaaagctacGGCAAGACACAGAACTCAAAAGAGTTCTTGTTGACTCAAACCACatggagaagagaaaaaaagaaaccaaaagccGGAACAGAGAAGAAATTAAAGctgtggaagaaaaaaaaggggaagagtCCAAATCAATCCCAAAAGCTGCGGCAAGAGACAAACCACatggagaagagaaaaaaaagaaaccaaaagccGGAACAGGGAAGAAATAAAGTTgcggaagaaaaaaaagaaaaaaaaaaaagggattttaACGTTAACATTTCAGTAACAGGAGTATTAAAGTGAGAGTTATCTTATTTAATAAGAGAGGTTAGTTGTTCAAATTTTATTGATGGAGCATGAAATGGAGCATAATTgatgagacagaagatttggactcacaTATAACACACCACTTTACAACATCCCTttcatcaaaacttctatttttttaagacttcatttaaatattctttctttatcatttttattcttttttatttttccttctctctttctctgactctctctcctctatgtCTCTCTTTCACAACCCAGAGCCACCGGCCACCATATCCACCCACCCATTTTACAACCACCACATCCACCCACCATCGCCACAACCACAAACAacaacagagaaaaaaaaaacctccacaTCCAAAGccacaaaatcaaagaatcatccaaatcaaagaatcacaaaatcacaacaaagacCCAAAACAACCCCGATCAACCCACATCCATCTCTGAACCACCCCAATCAACCCACACCCAGCACCCAAAACCACCCCGATCAATCCACGAACCCAGCCACCGAAATCAAGAACCcaccaaaatcaatcaaaaccaTTGAAATTAAAACTCACCGATATCAAATCGCAAAACCCACTCACCAAACGACCGCAGAGACCCACCACGAACCACCGTAGAGATCCATGATCCACGAAAAACCATCGCAACCCAACCACACCCAGCATCACATCCCGGCCACACCCAAGACCCACGAACTCGAGAttcaaagagaaagggaaaCAGAGAGGcggagagaaaatgaaagaaagagtaAGAAGAAGTGGAAGGAGAGCACAAGAGACAGTGAAAAGGAAAGGAGTGGACGGAGAGCACGAGATCGGCAGCGGCAAGTGACGAAGAGCACCAAAAGGAGAGAGGGACGGAGAGCATGAGAGAGAGTGAAAAGGAAagtgaaaaggaagaaagaaaaaataaaaaaaatgagagcgcacggaagagagagagagaaattaataaaaaattgatagcaTTGTGTTATAGTGCGATCTCAAAAATGAGAgcgcactgtagcagtattgtaaattttttagcatttacaATCTTTGATGGAGCAAATTTTTGggttataaatgctaaaaaaagcATCTTTTAGGATTTGCCATccttgataagaatgctcttaGTGTTTTAACtgttagtgtttttttttttttttttaaatgaataaacaCTTTATTGAAATAGAGAACACCCAGAATAACACCTAGAGAATTGGGCCTAAGACTGCCTCTATCCAAAATCCAAGGGCTGGACAATTGGAGGCAACAAGAAGGAGATGGGGACCAACCCAATCCAGAACAAACAAAAGGACAGCCCACTAAGCTAAAAGATCGGCACACACATTACTCTCCTTATACACAAAAGAAATATCTACATTTATAGAAGATATCCAAATTAACTGTTAGTGGTTTGAcaacattatttaatttatttggtaTATTTTAATTGTTACTCTATTAGTGCTTGCTTTAGTCTTTAGCTTAACTAGTCGTAGACTCGCATGAAAAATTTaataagattattttttattttttttggaaggaaaataagattattttttattggataattattgaattaatatattagtttgtatattttaaaaaactcaatgtgttatttgaaattatgttttaaattagaagatttttttgtagtgtgacaaaatatattttgtagtcAGGTATTATATATAGTGAGATATGTATGAAAAcacaatgaaatatatatatatatatatattttataaattgatagtATGAGAACTATTAGACTAAGTTATAACTACGTATactttgtttattactatacaGATATATGCAATTCATTTCTTATAGgtatatttttctccaaaacatAGATCTGCATCGATCTCTTTCTTCCTCACAATTGAAACAaagtgaaaaagtaaataaagataACAATGCAATAAATCATtatcaataaatcatatatcataaagtggagatataaaataaaaataaaataaaatgaaaaaagaaaaagttccttaagtatctatatataaaaacattaatagcaTAATGATGTTCTAgagtaaattattattttatcttattctctttttAGCATTTTCAGTAAAGATTATCAACTAAGCAAAGTAAAAGATTACCAAGAAAGTtcaaattaactaaaaatttaatGTGGAGATGCtaattatttgtaataaaatgaccaaaataaatttgagaaaaacacataaaatttttttttagaaattttaccaaACACATGGGATGCAACAATACAAAATTACTACACTGaatattttttgacttttttgatACGTTacaaataaaacaactttattccCTTTTTGTCACAGCATAGACTATAGAGCGATTAAAATGTTTAttatattcccccccccccccccccccccgaggTTATTTTATAAGCACTTTGATTGAAATCAAAATatgctttttatttctttttcattttttgccaaatcaaaatatgttttttatttctttttcattttttgcccAAAGGCAAGTCAGCCTACCAAATAATCCAAATGATTATCATAAGGACATGCTATCATAGAGCAATTTTTGGTAAATGACTATTATATCAAACTTTTGATGATATTTTAGGCTAAGATATCCTAGATTCGACTTCTCAACATAAGCCGGATGTCTCTCCACAATAAGTCTAATCAGGGGATTTTCCGCAACATCACCAACCTGAGTCTTGTAACGGCAAACTGATATCTTTTCATTGTTTGTAACAACTACAACCTCGTCTTTGTGAGATAAAAGCTCATTTGCCACAACCATATGCAAATTATACTTTTTAAGAGCCATATCAACCTTCTCCAAAAGTATTTGTATATTTGTCTCTAGTTGTTTAGTCAGGCAAAAGAAAACTTTTAGTTCCATTTCAttgtaaaataacaaaaagtcaaGGAACTTATAGCAAAAGGTTTTCTATACAAAATTTCAGGAAAAGGGAGACTAATAGGCCCTCCACTTTCTTCAAGACATAGGGGATTATGGAAGACCATATATCCTTTGCCtacccttttctctttctcaaattcaAATTACCAAAGAAGTATATGAAGCTATATTGTGAATACATCTCTGTTCAATGGAAGTCCATTGGTAGGCACATTCAAATTCATAaccatgtatattttgttttgatataaactcagatttctattaaaaaaaaactacgcattaacccaaaccaaaattcaaccaaagatATAAGAGTGATCTGTgatggaaatttaaaaaatacaacacaaaaaaattaaataaaaaaaccatcaacctaaattagagtcATAAGAAATAACCAAAATcaaataggagagagagagagagagagagtactcatagtttttgtatggaaaaaatatggattgaatgaaataaatgatatcaaatttatataaaataagatggggagaagaagagttaaaatataagaaagaggaaatgatgaagaaagtttaatagtaaaataaagaGTAGTAAAGAGATAAAGAGGCAAAGAAAGAGGGGAAAGGttggagaaagagaagaagaatttttttttttttttttttttttaaagaataggaagatgaaaaggtttaattattcaattttaacaattacttgaaattagaaagaaaaaaacgaaAAGTTAAAATCAATTTGGGTAGTTGAATATAGTTAAACATTTGAATCCAATGAATAGTAATATTTGTAATGAATAGTCAAACATGTACATATatccactaaaaaaataatgaattattcaattttaacaattacttgaaattagtatccaaaaacaattacttgagattagaaaaaagaaaatgaaaagttgaaattaaTATAGGTAGTTGAATAGTCAAATATttgcatttaaaacaaatgattAATAACAAGTTGAATAGTAATGGAGTGCATTAACAGATTTGTCCATAAACTATATTTCAttatgtaaataaaataaaatagaaaaatcatagaggattttttttttttttttttaagtatggtGTGGCTGATGAGGAGACTCAATAGGAGTATAGCAATATTAAACTCTACGtctcaacttttagatatatatagatttgttgAATTTATGTGTTACATTTTGTACATATacatatgtaataaaataatgc
This DNA window, taken from Quercus robur chromosome 2, dhQueRobu3.1, whole genome shotgun sequence, encodes the following:
- the LOC126714585 gene encoding uncharacterized protein LOC126714585, which codes for MGADWGPVIVAVVLFILLSPGLLFQLPARVRVIEFGNMNTSGIAILVHAIIYFCIFTILVIAIGIHIHVN